Proteins encoded by one window of Cyanobium sp. NS01:
- a CDS encoding Na/Pi cotransporter family protein has protein sequence MPPGTTLLHAAGGLGLFLLGMALMTEGLRSLAGQRLRQGLLRFTRSAWSGAISGALTTAIVQSSSATTVMTVGFVSAGLLSFQAALGIILGANVGSTGLGWLVALLGIRLDLERIMLPLVLVGACLRLLGRGRQAQAGLALAGFALLFIGIGGLQEAMAGHGLLLDPARFDAALPSGRLKLLLLGLLTTVITQSSGAGVATALAAIGAGAIVLPQACALVIGMDLGTTVTALIAAIGAGLGARRTALAHVTFNLFTAVLAFTLLPVYLWALRLGAEAGLAPGAEFALTAFHTGFNVGGVLLILPFATPFAALIRRLVPPSPDRPVEELADTPPNEAMVAVDQASTALRQTLVALLSRLHEALDHPATAPADLAQGTGLRPADLDRIELFVDQIDLPSTRDPARSRLLHLLHGLDHLQRLHERCTEERQRRQAVATASALRPERDRLLQCLEGLIPLLQRGAWSEALPLAEACARDLHHRLDPFRQAVMEQVAAGSLPVEEGTALLEAMRWLRRVSQHLQRICRHLVEVMEPGTTSSSPDAPAASRVGREA, from the coding sequence ATGCCCCCAGGCACCACGCTTCTTCACGCCGCGGGCGGCCTCGGGCTGTTCCTGCTGGGAATGGCCCTGATGACCGAGGGGCTGCGCAGCCTGGCGGGGCAGCGGCTGCGCCAGGGGCTGCTGCGCTTCACCCGCTCGGCCTGGAGCGGCGCCATCAGCGGCGCCCTCACCACCGCGATCGTGCAGTCGTCCAGCGCCACCACGGTGATGACCGTGGGATTCGTGAGTGCGGGGCTGCTGAGCTTCCAGGCCGCCCTGGGGATCATCCTCGGGGCCAACGTGGGCAGCACCGGTCTGGGTTGGCTGGTGGCCCTGCTGGGCATCAGGCTCGATCTGGAGCGGATCATGCTGCCGCTGGTGCTGGTGGGCGCCTGTCTGCGGCTGCTCGGTCGGGGCCGCCAGGCCCAGGCGGGCCTGGCGCTGGCGGGGTTCGCGCTGCTGTTCATCGGCATCGGCGGGCTCCAAGAGGCCATGGCCGGCCATGGGTTGCTGCTGGATCCGGCCCGTTTCGACGCCGCCCTGCCATCCGGCCGCCTGAAACTGCTGCTGCTCGGGCTGCTCACCACCGTCATCACGCAGTCGTCGGGGGCGGGCGTGGCCACCGCCCTGGCCGCCATCGGAGCGGGGGCGATCGTCCTGCCCCAGGCCTGCGCCCTGGTGATCGGCATGGACCTGGGCACCACCGTCACCGCCCTGATCGCCGCGATCGGGGCGGGCCTGGGGGCGCGGCGCACCGCCCTGGCCCACGTGACCTTCAACCTGTTCACGGCCGTGCTGGCCTTCACGCTCCTGCCTGTGTATCTCTGGGCTCTTAGGCTCGGAGCGGAGGCGGGGCTGGCCCCAGGTGCCGAATTCGCTCTCACGGCCTTCCACACCGGCTTCAACGTGGGCGGCGTGCTGCTGATCCTGCCCTTCGCCACGCCGTTCGCCGCCCTGATCCGCCGGCTGGTGCCCCCCAGCCCCGACCGCCCCGTGGAGGAGCTGGCCGACACCCCGCCGAACGAAGCGATGGTGGCGGTCGATCAGGCCTCCACGGCCCTGCGCCAGACCCTGGTGGCCCTGCTCAGCCGGCTGCATGAAGCCCTGGACCATCCCGCCACCGCCCCGGCGGATCTGGCCCAGGGCACGGGCCTGAGGCCGGCCGATCTGGACCGCATCGAGCTGTTCGTCGATCAGATCGACCTGCCGAGCACCCGCGACCCGGCCCGCAGCCGGCTGCTGCATCTGCTGCATGGCCTCGACCATCTGCAGCGCCTGCACGAGCGCTGCACCGAGGAGCGGCAGCGGCGGCAGGCCGTGGCCACCGCCTCAGCACTGCGGCCGGAGCGCGACCGGCTGCTCCAGTGCCTGGAGGGGCTCATTCCCCTGCTGCAGCGGGGCGCGTGGTCGGAGGCCCTGCCGCTGGCGGAAGCCTGCGCCCGGGACCTGCACCACCGGCTGGATCCGTTCCGGCAGGCCGTGATGGAGCAGGTGGCTGCAGGTTCGCTGCCCGTGGAGGAGGGCACGGCCCTGCTGGAGGCGATGCGCTGGCTGCGCCGGGTGAGCCAGCATCTGCAGCGCATCTGCAGGCACCTGGTGGAGGTGATGGAACCCGGCACGACTTCTTCATCCCCTGACGCCCCCGCTGCCAGCAGAGTGGGCAGGGAGGCCTGA
- a CDS encoding CHAD domain-containing protein — MANGASSTGQHVHALLATHSKRLVKLHPQVLDDRDPEPLHQMRVAMRRLRTCLTQFAPALVLPAGVSAQRLTRSGRRLGLARDLDVLRERLDTRLLPHLSEAETRQLKPLFKQLKRERRDAQHELRRELHSGRYLKLLQALQGWLRDPRFTPLGEQPLSDWLPEWQWPWLGTLLLHPAWWLTDGTGAAEQELLHDLRKGIKGARYRLENLLPASGDTARRWVERLKQAQELLGDLHDLAVLRDAIEQQLPQNLPSQMPGLHGLLAEQHASSWSSWRVLGPSLLEPGERRQLLLGLLQDQANSSL, encoded by the coding sequence ATGGCCAACGGCGCATCCAGCACCGGCCAGCACGTGCATGCGCTGCTGGCCACCCACAGCAAGCGCCTGGTGAAGCTCCATCCCCAGGTGCTGGACGACAGGGATCCGGAGCCCCTGCACCAGATGCGTGTGGCCATGCGGCGTCTGCGCACCTGCCTGACCCAGTTCGCGCCGGCGCTGGTCCTGCCGGCGGGGGTGTCGGCCCAGCGGCTGACCCGCTCCGGCCGGCGCCTCGGCCTGGCACGGGACCTCGACGTGCTTCGGGAGCGCCTGGACACCAGGCTGCTGCCCCATCTGAGCGAGGCGGAGACGCGGCAGCTCAAACCGCTGTTCAAACAGCTGAAGCGGGAGCGCCGCGATGCTCAGCACGAGCTCCGCAGGGAGCTCCACAGCGGTCGCTACCTCAAGCTGCTGCAGGCCTTGCAGGGCTGGCTGCGGGACCCCCGCTTCACTCCCCTGGGTGAGCAGCCACTCAGCGACTGGCTGCCCGAGTGGCAGTGGCCCTGGCTCGGGACCCTGCTGCTGCACCCAGCCTGGTGGCTCACCGATGGCACCGGTGCGGCGGAGCAGGAGCTGCTGCACGACCTGCGCAAGGGCATCAAGGGTGCCCGCTACAGGCTCGAAAATCTGCTGCCGGCATCCGGCGACACGGCCCGCCGCTGGGTGGAGCGACTCAAGCAGGCCCAGGAGCTGCTCGGCGACCTCCACGACCTGGCCGTGCTCCGCGACGCGATCGAGCAGCAGCTCCCTCAGAACTTGCCCAGCCAGATGCCAGGGCTGCATGGGCTGCTGGCGGAGCAGCATGCCAGCAGCTGGAGCAGCTGGCGTGTGCTCGGGCCAAGCTTGCTCGAGCCAGGGGAGCGGCGCCAGTTGTTGCTGGGCCTGCTTCAGGATCAGGCCAACAGTTCTCTGTAG
- a CDS encoding iron uptake porin — protein sequence MKFFQHLLVAPAALGLLAPVAADASELNMDGVNQYASQEQVTSISQFSDVQPTDWAYQALSNLIERYGCVAGYPDGTYRGQRAMTRFEAAALLNACLDRVTEVTDELKRLMAEFEKELAVLKGRVDGLEAKVGELEATQFSTTTKLKGEASFILGGAPDFELAGETDPNNTTFNYDLRLSFDTSFTGKDLLRTRLRAGNFESLPFGSSSQIFKLDKAEGTDDSVIIDRLFYRFPVGDSFNFTVGALVRNTEMVAFIPSAYKSSILDYFQLAGASGTYNKATGAGAGFTWKQKVEKGRPYATFSANYVSSDGFADSTVGAFNEEGGINALTQLGVKGKNWGAAVAYRYGSENSRIRVPNFSGTVEAGESTNSVAVNAYWQPIDSGWIPSISLGYGFNDGSGGFPDSQSWMAGLQWDDAFIKGNKAGFAVGMPPFEDGDDSDEAWLYEIFYKFQVTDNISITPSLFYGTNVRSNDGDDAWGGVIQTTFKF from the coding sequence ATGAAATTTTTCCAGCACCTGCTAGTGGCCCCTGCGGCCCTGGGCCTTCTGGCCCCGGTGGCCGCGGATGCTTCCGAGCTCAACATGGACGGCGTGAACCAGTACGCCTCCCAGGAGCAGGTCACCAGCATCTCCCAGTTCTCGGATGTGCAACCCACGGACTGGGCCTACCAGGCTCTCTCCAACCTGATCGAGCGCTACGGCTGCGTCGCCGGCTATCCCGACGGCACCTACCGCGGCCAGCGGGCCATGACCCGTTTTGAAGCCGCCGCGCTGCTCAACGCCTGTCTTGACCGCGTCACCGAAGTGACCGACGAGCTCAAGCGCCTGATGGCCGAGTTCGAGAAGGAACTCGCCGTGCTCAAGGGCCGCGTGGACGGCCTCGAGGCCAAGGTGGGCGAGCTGGAGGCCACCCAGTTCTCCACCACCACCAAGCTCAAGGGTGAAGCCAGCTTCATTCTGGGCGGCGCCCCTGATTTCGAGCTTGCCGGCGAAACAGACCCCAACAACACCACCTTCAACTACGACCTGCGGCTGAGCTTCGACACCAGCTTCACTGGCAAGGATCTGCTGCGCACCCGCCTGCGGGCTGGCAACTTCGAGTCGCTTCCCTTCGGCAGCAGCTCGCAGATCTTCAAGCTCGACAAGGCTGAGGGCACCGACGACTCGGTGATCATCGACCGTCTCTTCTACCGCTTCCCCGTCGGCGATTCCTTCAACTTCACGGTGGGCGCCCTGGTGCGCAACACCGAGATGGTGGCCTTCATCCCAAGTGCCTACAAGTCGAGCATCCTCGACTACTTCCAGCTGGCTGGTGCCTCAGGTACCTACAACAAGGCCACCGGCGCCGGCGCCGGCTTCACCTGGAAGCAGAAGGTTGAAAAGGGCCGCCCGTACGCCACCTTCTCCGCCAACTACGTGTCCAGCGATGGCTTCGCTGATTCCACCGTGGGTGCCTTCAACGAGGAAGGCGGCATCAACGCCCTGACTCAACTGGGCGTGAAGGGCAAGAACTGGGGAGCCGCCGTGGCCTATCGCTATGGCTCAGAAAACTCCAGGATCCGCGTACCCAACTTCAGCGGCACCGTGGAAGCAGGCGAAAGCACCAACAGTGTGGCCGTCAATGCCTACTGGCAGCCGATTGACTCGGGCTGGATTCCCTCGATCAGCCTCGGCTACGGCTTCAACGATGGCAGCGGTGGCTTCCCCGACTCCCAGTCGTGGATGGCTGGCCTGCAATGGGATGACGCCTTCATCAAGGGCAACAAGGCGGGTTTTGCGGTGGGCATGCCCCCCTTTGAGGATGGTGATGACAGCGACGAAGCCTGGCTCTATGAGATCTTCTACAAGTTCCAGGTGACCGACAACATCTCCATCACCCCGTCGCTGTTCTATGGCACCAACGTGCGCTCCAACGACGGCGACGACGCCTGGGGCGGCGTAATTCAGACCACCTTCAAGTTCTAA
- a CDS encoding iron uptake porin codes for MKFFQHLLVAPAALGLLAPVAATASELNMDGVNRYASQEQVTSISQFSDVQPTDWAYQALSNLIERYGCVAGYPDGTYRGQRAMTRFEAAALLNACLDRVTEVTDELKRLMAEFEKELAVLKGRVDGLEAKVGELEATQFSTTTKLKGEASFILGGAPDFELEGETDPNQTTFNYDLRLSFDTSFTGKDLLRTRLRAGNFSSLPFGSSSQIFKLDKAEGTDDSVIIDRLFYRFPVGDSFNFTVGALVRNTEMVAFIPSAYKSSILDYFQLAGASGTYNKATGAGAGFTWKQKVEKGRPYATFSANYVSSDGFADSTVGAFNEEGGINALAQLGVKGSNWGAAVAYRYGSENSRIRVPNFSGTVESGESTNSVAVNAYWQPIDSGWIPSISLGYGYNDGSSGFPDSQSWMAGLQWDDAFIKGNKAGFAVGMPPFEDGDDSDEAWLYEIFYKFQVTDNISITPSLFYGTNVRSNDGDDAWGGVIQTTFKF; via the coding sequence ATGAAATTCTTCCAGCACCTGCTGGTGGCCCCTGCGGCCCTGGGCCTGCTGGCCCCCGTGGCCGCCACGGCTTCCGAGCTCAACATGGACGGCGTGAACCGCTACGCCTCCCAGGAGCAGGTCACCAGCATCTCCCAGTTCTCGGATGTGCAACCCACGGACTGGGCCTACCAGGCTCTCTCCAACCTGATCGAGCGCTACGGCTGCGTCGCCGGCTATCCCGACGGCACCTACCGCGGCCAGCGGGCCATGACCCGTTTTGAAGCCGCCGCGCTGCTCAACGCCTGTCTTGACCGCGTCACCGAGGTGACCGACGAGCTCAAGCGCCTGATGGCCGAGTTCGAGAAGGAACTCGCCGTGCTCAAGGGCCGCGTGGACGGCCTCGAGGCCAAGGTGGGTGAGCTGGAGGCCACCCAGTTCTCCACCACCACCAAGCTCAAGGGTGAAGCCAGCTTCATTCTGGGCGGCGCCCCTGATTTCGAGCTTGAGGGCGAGACCGATCCCAACCAGACCACCTTCAACTACGACCTGCGGCTGAGCTTCGACACCAGCTTCACCGGCAAGGACCTGCTGCGCACCCGCCTGCGGGCCGGGAACTTCAGCTCGCTTCCCTTCGGCAGCAGCTCCCAGATCTTCAAGCTCGACAAGGCTGAGGGCACGGATGACTCGGTGATCATCGACCGTCTCTTCTACCGCTTCCCCGTCGGCGACTCCTTCAACTTCACGGTGGGCGCCCTAGTGCGCAACACCGAGATGGTGGCCTTCATCCCGAGTGCCTACAAGTCGAGCATCCTCGACTACTTCCAGCTGGCAGGTGCCTCCGGCACCTACAACAAGGCCACTGGCGCCGGCGCCGGCTTCACCTGGAAGCAGAAGGTTGAAAAGGGCCGCCCCTACGCCACCTTCTCCGCCAACTACGTGTCCAGTGATGGCTTCGCTGATTCCACCGTTGGCGCCTTCAATGAAGAGGGCGGCATCAATGCCCTGGCACAACTGGGCGTGAAGGGCAGCAACTGGGGAGCTGCTGTGGCCTATCGCTATGGATCAGAAAACTCCAGGATCCGCGTTCCCAACTTCAGCGGCACCGTTGAATCGGGCGAAAGCACCAACAGTGTGGCCGTCAATGCCTACTGGCAGCCGATTGACTCGGGCTGGATCCCCTCGATCAGCCTCGGCTATGGCTACAACGATGGCAGCAGTGGCTTCCCCGACTCCCAGTCATGGATGGCTGGCCTGCAATGGGATGACGCCTTCATCAAGGGCAACAAGGCGGGCTTTGCGGTGGGCATGCCCCCCTTTGAGGATGGTGATGACAGCGACGAAGCCTGGCTCTATGAGATCTTCTACAAGTTCCAGGTGACCGACAACATCTCCATCACCCCGTCGCTCTTCTATGGCACCAACGTGCGCTCCAACGACGGCGACGACGCCTGGGGCGGCGTGATTCAGACCACGTTCAAGTTCTGA
- a CDS encoding ferritin: protein MTLSTDLSARSVATGPAGRAMAQPMDSALLEGLLEHLSMERRASTAYFALALWFAERELRGFAAYLHAEAATEQAHAGQLAEYLIARGQTVLLQEIPAPRQIWTSPEEAFTAIFEMESDVTTSLQQLYSMAERAGDVRTTVVLDPMVQQQINAEDEAAHLLGRVRFARNEPAPLLILDAQLAEDAAKATAA from the coding sequence ATGACCCTGTCCACCGACCTCTCGGCCCGTTCTGTCGCCACCGGTCCCGCCGGCAGGGCAATGGCCCAGCCCATGGACAGCGCCCTGCTGGAGGGGCTGCTGGAGCACCTCAGCATGGAGCGGCGGGCCAGCACGGCCTACTTCGCCCTGGCGCTGTGGTTCGCCGAGCGTGAGTTGCGCGGCTTTGCCGCCTACCTGCACGCCGAGGCCGCCACCGAGCAGGCCCATGCCGGCCAGCTGGCCGAGTACCTGATTGCCCGGGGCCAGACCGTGCTGCTGCAGGAGATCCCCGCCCCACGGCAGATCTGGACCAGCCCTGAAGAGGCCTTCACGGCGATCTTCGAGATGGAGAGCGACGTGACCACCTCGCTGCAGCAGCTCTACTCCATGGCCGAGCGGGCCGGCGATGTGCGCACCACGGTGGTTCTCGATCCGATGGTGCAACAGCAGATCAATGCCGAGGATGAGGCGGCCCACCTGCTGGGCCGGGTGCGTTTCGCCCGCAACGAACCGGCGCCCCTGCTGATCCTCGATGCTCAGCTGGCTGAGGACGCCGCCAAGGCCACTGCCGCATGA
- the arsJ gene encoding organoarsenical effux MFS transporter ArsJ produces the protein MRALSPLQQYGIITANNWAFTVTDGALRMLVVFHFLQLGYTTLEIAFLFIFYEFFGILTNLYGGWLGARFGLKLTLWIGTLLQIGALLLLVPVADTWPKGLSVVWVMVAQAISGIAKDLEKMSAKSAIRVVVPETPDDHARGEQQLFRWVAILTGAKNGLKGLGFFVGGLLLYAVGFNKAVIVMAAWLALAFLVTLLLPRDIGRMKTKPAFKALFSKSEGINVLSLARFFLFGARDVWFVVALPVFLQTTLGWRFWEVGGFMGLWVIGYGIVQGSVPSLRRAWGQTSPPGPSAVQFWAALLTVIPALMAITLWREVGNPALTVVVGLAVFGVVFAMNSSIHSYMVLAYTDAESVSLNVGFYYMANAAGRLLGTLLSGWLFLQGGLQACLWCSTLLVGLAALVSLRLPSPRSLQTAAS, from the coding sequence ATGCGCGCCCTCTCCCCTCTGCAGCAATACGGGATCATCACCGCCAACAACTGGGCATTCACGGTGACCGATGGGGCGCTGCGCATGCTCGTGGTGTTCCACTTTCTGCAGCTGGGTTACACCACCCTGGAGATCGCCTTCCTGTTCATCTTCTATGAATTCTTCGGGATTCTCACCAACCTCTACGGCGGCTGGCTGGGGGCCCGCTTCGGCCTGAAGCTCACCCTCTGGATCGGCACGCTGCTTCAGATCGGCGCCCTGCTGCTGCTGGTGCCGGTGGCTGACACCTGGCCCAAGGGGCTCTCGGTGGTCTGGGTGATGGTGGCCCAGGCGATCAGCGGCATCGCCAAGGATCTGGAGAAGATGAGCGCCAAGAGCGCCATCCGGGTGGTGGTGCCGGAAACCCCGGACGATCACGCCAGGGGCGAGCAGCAGCTGTTCCGCTGGGTGGCCATCCTCACCGGCGCCAAGAATGGCCTCAAGGGCCTGGGCTTCTTCGTGGGAGGCCTGCTGCTCTACGCGGTGGGGTTCAACAAGGCTGTGATCGTGATGGCGGCCTGGCTGGCCCTGGCCTTTCTGGTCACCCTGCTGCTGCCGCGGGACATCGGCAGGATGAAGACCAAGCCCGCCTTCAAGGCCCTGTTCTCCAAGAGCGAGGGCATCAACGTGCTCTCGCTGGCGCGCTTCTTTCTGTTCGGCGCCCGCGACGTGTGGTTCGTGGTGGCCCTGCCGGTGTTTCTGCAGACCACCCTGGGTTGGCGCTTCTGGGAAGTGGGCGGCTTCATGGGCCTGTGGGTGATCGGCTACGGCATCGTGCAGGGGTCGGTGCCGAGCCTGCGCCGCGCCTGGGGGCAGACCAGCCCGCCTGGCCCGAGTGCCGTGCAGTTCTGGGCCGCCCTGCTCACCGTCATCCCCGCCCTGATGGCGATCACCCTCTGGCGCGAGGTCGGCAACCCCGCACTCACGGTGGTGGTGGGTCTGGCCGTGTTCGGGGTGGTGTTCGCCATGAATTCCTCCATCCACAGCTACATGGTGCTGGCCTACACCGATGCCGAGTCGGTGAGCCTCAACGTGGGCTTCTATTACATGGCCAATGCGGCGGGGCGCCTGCTGGGCACCCTGCTCTCAGGCTGGCTGTTTCTGCAGGGGGGCCTGCAGGCCTGCCTCTGGTGCTCCACGCTGCTGGTGGGCCTTGCCGCTTTGGTGAGCCTGCGCCTGCCCTCTCCGCGGTCGCTGCAGACGGCGGCGTCCTGA
- a CDS encoding ArsJ-associated glyceraldehyde-3-phosphate dehydrogenase — MRIGINGFGRIGRLAFRALWGRPGIELVHINERAGDAHAAAHLLEFDSVHGRWTQAVGASHDGLQVESQAIGYSQASDPAAVPWRQAGVELVLECSGKIKTPETLAPYIAALGVERVIVACPVKGAVAGEEVLNIVYGINHSLYDPARQRVITAASCTTNCLAPVVKVVHESFGIRHGSITTLHNVTNTQVVIDGFKSDLRRSRSCLQSLIPTTTGSARAIGLIFPELQGKLNGHAVRVPLLNASLTDAVFELERSVTVEEVNGAFEAAARGPLKGILGYETRPLVSVDYLNDSRSSIVDALSTLVVNGSQLKVFAWYDNEWGYSCRMADLACHVASLEDK, encoded by the coding sequence GTGCGCATCGGCATCAACGGTTTCGGCCGCATCGGCCGGCTGGCGTTTCGCGCCCTGTGGGGCCGGCCTGGCATCGAGCTGGTGCACATCAACGAGCGGGCCGGCGATGCCCACGCCGCCGCCCACCTGCTGGAATTCGATTCGGTGCACGGCCGCTGGACCCAAGCCGTCGGCGCCAGCCACGACGGCCTTCAGGTGGAATCCCAGGCGATCGGCTACTCGCAGGCGAGTGATCCGGCCGCCGTGCCCTGGCGGCAGGCCGGGGTGGAGCTGGTGCTGGAGTGCAGCGGCAAGATCAAAACGCCGGAAACGCTGGCGCCCTACATCGCCGCGCTGGGCGTGGAGCGGGTGATCGTGGCCTGCCCGGTGAAGGGGGCCGTGGCCGGGGAGGAGGTGCTGAACATCGTGTACGGCATCAACCACAGCCTCTACGACCCTGCCCGCCAACGGGTGATCACCGCCGCCTCCTGCACCACCAACTGCCTGGCGCCAGTGGTGAAGGTGGTGCACGAGAGCTTCGGCATCCGCCACGGCTCGATCACCACCCTGCACAACGTGACCAACACCCAGGTGGTGATCGACGGCTTCAAGAGCGACCTGCGCCGCTCCCGCTCCTGCCTGCAGAGCCTGATCCCCACCACCACCGGCTCGGCCCGGGCGATCGGCCTGATCTTCCCCGAGCTGCAGGGCAAGCTCAACGGTCACGCCGTGCGCGTGCCCCTGCTCAACGCCTCGCTCACCGATGCGGTGTTCGAGCTGGAGCGCAGCGTCACGGTGGAGGAGGTGAACGGCGCCTTCGAGGCGGCGGCCCGGGGCCCGCTCAAGGGAATCCTCGGCTACGAAACCCGGCCGCTGGTGTCGGTGGATTACCTCAACGACAGCCGCAGTTCGATCGTGGATGCCCTCTCCACCCTGGTGGTGAACGGCAGCCAGCTCAAGGTGTTCGCCTGGTACGACAACGAGTGGGGCTACAGCTGCCGCATGGCCGACCTGGCCTGCCACGTGGCCAGCCTGGAGGACAAGTGA
- the arsB gene encoding ACR3 family arsenite efflux transporter yields the protein MGSFERWLSLWVALAIAAGMVLGQWFPGLFTLLGGLAVAQINLVIAALIWLMIYPMMLAVDFGAVRRVGRNPQPLLVTVGINWLVKPFTMALLAWVFIRGLYAAWIPPELGDELIAGMILLGVAPCTAMVFVWSQLCRGNATYTLVQVAVNDLIMVVAFAPITALLLGVSQVVVPWDTLQLSVGLFVVIPLAAGWLTRHFMDSERAIEHLEQRLKPWAIVGLLGTVALLFGFQAGTIAAKPGLIALVAIPLILQTLLIFLLAALGMRACRQRHDVAAPGALIGASNFFELAVAVAISLFGVRSGAALATVVGVLVEVPVMLALVAIANRSAWLFPYRSPEG from the coding sequence ATGGGCAGCTTCGAACGTTGGCTGAGTCTCTGGGTGGCCCTGGCCATCGCCGCCGGCATGGTGCTGGGGCAGTGGTTCCCCGGACTGTTCACGCTGCTGGGGGGCTTGGCGGTGGCCCAGATCAACCTGGTGATCGCGGCCCTGATCTGGCTGATGATCTACCCGATGATGCTGGCGGTGGACTTCGGTGCCGTGCGCCGCGTGGGCCGCAACCCGCAGCCGCTGCTGGTGACGGTGGGGATCAACTGGCTCGTGAAGCCCTTCACCATGGCGCTGCTGGCCTGGGTGTTCATCCGCGGCCTCTATGCCGCCTGGATCCCGCCCGAACTGGGTGATGAACTGATCGCCGGCATGATCCTGCTGGGGGTCGCTCCCTGCACGGCGATGGTGTTCGTCTGGAGCCAGCTCTGCCGCGGCAACGCCACGTACACCCTGGTGCAGGTGGCGGTGAACGATCTGATCATGGTGGTGGCCTTCGCCCCGATCACCGCCCTGCTTCTGGGCGTGAGCCAGGTGGTGGTGCCGTGGGACACCCTGCAGCTCTCGGTGGGGCTGTTCGTGGTGATCCCGCTGGCGGCCGGCTGGCTCACCCGGCACTTCATGGACAGCGAGCGGGCGATCGAGCACCTGGAGCAACGGCTCAAGCCCTGGGCGATCGTTGGCCTTCTGGGCACGGTGGCGCTGTTGTTCGGCTTCCAGGCCGGCACCATCGCAGCGAAGCCGGGCCTGATCGCGCTGGTGGCGATCCCTTTGATCCTCCAGACCCTGCTGATCTTCCTGCTCGCTGCTCTGGGGATGCGGGCCTGCCGGCAGCGGCACGACGTGGCCGCCCCCGGGGCCCTGATCGGCGCATCCAACTTCTTCGAGCTGGCGGTGGCGGTGGCCATCAGCCTCTTCGGCGTGCGCTCCGGCGCAGCCCTGGCCACCGTGGTGGGGGTGCTGGTGGAGGTGCCGGTGATGCTGGCCCTTGTGGCCATCGCCAACCGCAGCGCCTGGCTCTTCCCTTACCGCAGCCCAGAGGGCTGA
- a CDS encoding sodium/glutamate symporter, translating into MQLAGFATFNVAIMVLAAGKLLTRRVRLLSDFSIPEPVSSGLLVRLLVARQQRLTGLRCAGCWPAPRRR; encoded by the coding sequence ATGCAGCTCGCCGGTTTCGCCACGTTCAATGTGGCCATCATGGTGCTGGCCGCGGGCAAGCTGCTCACCCGCCGGGTGCGCCTGCTGAGCGATTTCAGCATCCCCGAGCCGGTGAGCAGCGGCCTGCTGGTGCGCCTGTTGGTGGCCCGGCAGCAGCGACTCACCGGCCTCAGGTGCGCGGGCTGCTGGCCAGCACCACGTCGCCGGTGA
- a CDS encoding sodium/glutamate symporter, whose translation MAPCFAEQHAISIALEIGAACATFGLVLSALMDGSLARFLIRCHR comes from the coding sequence TTGGCGCCGTGCTTCGCCGAGCAGCACGCCATCAGCATTGCCCTCGAGATCGGTGCGGCCTGCGCCACCTTCGGCCTGGTGTTGTCGGCGCTGATGGACGGTTCGCTGGCACGGTTTCTGATCCGCTGCCATCGTTAG